One candidate division WOR-3 bacterium genomic window, ATTCTCTCATATATTCCCTTTTATAAACCCTTAACCTTTCCCTATTTCTCTCCCGCCATTCCTTAAAATAATTTGGATGTCTCTTTCGCCACTCTTTAAAATAATCTGGATGCTTCTTTCTCCATTCTTTAAAATAGTTAGGATGCCTCTTCCTCCATTCCTTTATCTGCTCTTTCATTTTCTCACCATATTTGCTCCGATATTCCTTTTGATACTCTTTTCTATTCTTTCCCATTTTCTTTATGATAAATAAAATCTAAAAATTATCAATTTAATTAAGCATAAACACCTTTTTAACCAATTATAATTTTCTTAATTAAAATACCTCTAAGGCAGTATCCAAGGCTATATAGTATATAGCCCCCTATCCGAACCCCTAAAATTAGTTAAGTTCTTATTTTTCAAGGACTTAGATAAAATTTTAGCGAAATAAAAAGTTTCCATACAGGAAACTTCCAAATTAAGATAAGTTATTGAAAATTAAGGACTTATAACGAAGTTCAAAAAATTAAGTAATTATATATTCAATTTTAGAATAATTTCAAGGGGCAACTCTCGCAAATAGGATTTTTTAAACAGTAGGTCTTTGCCAGTTTTACTAATAAAGCATGATATTCATTATAGATTTTTGTATCTTTTGGTAAATTTTTTGTAAAATATTCTTGCCATTCTTCATAAGATTTTCCAAAAAATAATTTGTGCCTCATAAATATTCTTTTTGTATAATTGTCAATCACAAATACTGGTTTATTTAAGGCGTAAAGTAAAATTGAATCAGCGGTCTCTTTGCCAATACCTTTTACTTTTAATAATTTTTCTCTTAAAATCTTCTCATCTTCTTTTTCCATCTCTTTTATATTACCCTTATATTCTTTTAAAAAGAATTTTATAAACTCTTTTAATCTTTTTGCCTTAATATTATAAAAACCGCTTGGTCTAATTATTTTTGCCAGTTTTTTTAATGGCAGTTTATTAATAATTATCGGGTCCAAATTTGTCTCTTCTTTT contains:
- a CDS encoding endonuclease III domain-containing protein, producing the protein MSQPNTAPNIVFKIYQILYNHFGPQNWWPGENEIEIMIGAILTQNTNWQNVEKAIKNLKEETNLDPIIINKLPLKKLAKIIRPSGFYNIKAKRLKEFIKFFLKEYKGNIKEMEKEDEKILREKLLKVKGIGKETADSILLYALNKPVFVIDNYTKRIFMRHKLFFGKSYEEWQEYFTKNLPKDTKIYNEYHALLVKLAKTYCLKNPICESCPLKLF